A region from the Paenibacillus humicola genome encodes:
- a CDS encoding macrolide family glycosyltransferase produces MGKMLFINFPGEGHINPTVGLVKELTARGEEITYYCAEKYKARMEGAGASVRTYDDFVERELAGKIAGLGTPGNQRDPLMFLEFMLRKSLELYEWILPQVEQERYDYVVYDHVLVAGWMIAEKLKLPRAASCTTFAFHPEWESPMRNMISEDKIAELQIKIKDWVERAQAKYGLDLSFLNSRMGIVSHPVDMTIVYTSTYFQPKADKFDGSFHFVGPSIAPRSDAPELPLQELKGRKVVFVSMGTVFNQQKAYYDMCFEAFKDLDAAIVMSVGRNTDIHAFSSIPDNFIVRNYVPQLDVLQIADVFFTHGGMNSSSEGLYYDTPLAVAPVSADQPMVARRVSELGAGIALNLNEITPALLRETAEKLLSDPSYKRQAEKIGASFREAGGAAKAADLIMQWRHASAL; encoded by the coding sequence CGGGCGAAGGACATATAAACCCGACGGTAGGACTGGTAAAGGAGCTGACGGCCAGAGGAGAAGAGATTACCTATTACTGCGCGGAAAAATATAAAGCGCGGATGGAAGGGGCCGGAGCTAGCGTAAGGACGTACGACGATTTTGTGGAACGGGAGCTGGCGGGCAAGATTGCCGGGCTCGGCACGCCGGGAAATCAAAGGGATCCGCTTATGTTCCTGGAATTCATGCTTCGGAAATCGCTTGAGCTGTACGAATGGATTTTGCCTCAGGTCGAGCAGGAGCGGTACGACTATGTCGTCTACGACCATGTGCTCGTGGCGGGCTGGATGATCGCCGAAAAGCTGAAGCTGCCGAGAGCCGCCTCCTGCACGACGTTTGCTTTTCATCCCGAATGGGAAAGCCCGATGCGGAACATGATCTCCGAAGACAAAATTGCGGAGCTGCAAATTAAGATCAAGGATTGGGTGGAACGGGCCCAGGCCAAATACGGATTGGATTTAAGCTTCCTGAACAGTCGGATGGGCATCGTCAGCCATCCGGTCGATATGACCATCGTTTATACGTCGACGTATTTTCAGCCGAAGGCCGATAAGTTCGACGGCTCGTTTCATTTCGTCGGCCCGTCGATTGCGCCGCGTTCGGATGCGCCGGAGCTTCCGCTGCAGGAGCTGAAAGGACGCAAGGTCGTTTTCGTGTCGATGGGCACCGTATTCAATCAGCAGAAGGCTTATTACGATATGTGCTTCGAAGCGTTCAAGGATTTGGACGCGGCGATCGTCATGTCGGTAGGCCGGAACACGGATATTCATGCGTTTTCGTCGATTCCGGACAACTTCATCGTCCGGAATTATGTACCGCAGCTGGACGTGCTGCAGATCGCCGACGTGTTCTTCACCCATGGCGGTATGAACAGCTCCAGCGAAGGGCTGTATTATGACACGCCGCTTGCGGTCGCGCCGGTCTCGGCGGATCAGCCGATGGTCGCCCGGCGGGTTTCCGAGCTGGGGGCGGGGATCGCGCTGAATTTGAACGAGATTACGCCTGCCTTGCTGCGCGAAACGGCCGAGAAGCTGCTGAGCGATCCATCCTATAAGCGCCAGGCGGAAAAGATCGGGGCTTCCTTCCGCGAGGCGGGAGGCGCGGCGAAAGCGGCGGATTTGATTATGCAGTGGAGACACGCATCGGCTTTATAA